AAGGCAGAACACACATGGAGGGCTAACCACAAACATGAAATCTGTTCGAAAGGGCAGTAGCAAAGGTGAATCCCATTAGAGAATGAGAGGACGTTggcttcttttatttccttcattgCTTTCAGGAGGAgcagacatttattttgaacAGAATTTGCAGAAAGTTGGTTGAATCAATTGCAAACACAGATATACTCTGGAGGAACCATGGCTACCTGCTGCGGCCTGGATCCCTTCCTCCCATGGGCCATGAAGCCTCCAGCTGTGCAGAACCCATGTCAGTTAAAGGACAGAGCATTGAACTGTCCTGCAGAGAGAGTCCCAGCATTGTCTGGGACCATGTCCTCTGTGctgacagggacacaggggaaaTCCTGTTCCTCATCCGGGCCCTGGCCCACGGCGCAGTGCTGTgggggcaggctgggcaggatgggCTTGAGGAATTTGAACTCGCTGTTGCCCGAGCCCGTAGTGAGGCTGATCTCGTAGCAATAGGCGCGGGGCAGGCTCCCTGCAGCGGCTGCCTCGGCCAGGCCGCTCTGCAAGTTGTCGGCACCATAAAGCACATGGCCAGccttcagctgctttctcctgCAGACCTTGCGAGCGACAAAGACTGCGGTggagatgaggaagaggagtgaGACAAAGACCAAGGAAATTATTAAATAGGTGGTCAGGGAGCCGTCCTGATCCTCTGTGGCCGGGCTGCTGTGCGGGAGGCGCACGTCGGAGAAGTCCTTGAGCAGGAGAGCGCTCAGAGCTGCCGTGGCTGAGAGCGGGGGCTTGCCGTTGTCTCTGACCAGGACAAGGAGCTTCTGCTTGACGCTGTCTCTCTCTGTCACCGGCCTCCTCAGACGCACCTCCCCGCTTTGGAGGGCCACGGAAAACAGCCCTGGGTCGGTGGCCCTCAGCAGGTGGTAGGAGAGCCAGGAGTTCTGTCCCGAGTCGGCATCGACGGCCACCACTTTGCTGATGAGGTAGCCCGCCTCAGCCGACACGGGCACCAGCTCACTGGACgctgggctgctgtcctgggctgggtAGAGCACCAGCGGTGCGTTGTCATTCTCGTCCAGCACGACCAGGCGGACGGTGACGTTGGCTCTGAGGGGAGGAGAGCCCGCGTCAGAGGCACTGACCGTCACCTCGGTCTGCCTCAAGTGCTCGTAGTCCAGGGGCCGCAGCACAAACACGTGCCCGTTCTCAGAGTTCACAGAGATGCAGGAGCACGAGGGCCGCTCTGCCCCTTGCTCTGGGGCCAGGGAATAGGTCACCTTGGCATTGAGCCCCACGTCAGCATCTGCAGCACTGACGGCCCCAACAAACACCGTGGGGACGTTGTTCTCACGCACGTACATGGTGTAGGAGCTCTGGTTGAAGACGGGGGCGTTGTCATTGACATCGGAGATGTCCACGCTGAAGGTCTGGGTGGTTGTGAGAGGAGGCGACCCCGCATCTGCTGCCCTCACACTGAGGATGTAGCGAGGCGTCTCCTCGCGGTCCAGCGCGCTCACTGTCACCAGCTCATAGTAATTCTTATAGGCTGGCCGCAGGGAGAAGAAGAGCTGATCCTCGAGGGCACAGGAGATCTTCCCGTTGGCACCAGAATCCCGGTCCCTGACCGCAAACAGGGCAACCACCGTGCCGGGCACTGTGTTCTCGGG
This portion of the Vidua macroura isolate BioBank_ID:100142 chromosome 15, ASM2450914v1, whole genome shotgun sequence genome encodes:
- the LOC128814899 gene encoding protocadherin beta-15-like, with product MALARQVLCLSAFLSLPHARAEPIRYSVAEEAESGSLVGQLAEDAGLTPAQLSARRARLVSEDGRQHFRLDRASGRLVVAARLDREELCGQSATCMLPFELLLSNPLQFFRVEVALDDINDHSPVFPEERVTFKIPEMSDPGSRFPLEVARDLDIGSNTVQEYSISPVNEYFSVSYGTGISGKNYLELVLEKPLDREEHAEMGFSVIAVDGGSPPRSGTTEVKIVILDVNDNTPIFTQEVYIGRVLENMPEGSVVLTVLATDQDAGINGQISYQFSRAVGQSDSAFVIDPITGEIKITKPLDFEAEESHELSVRATDGGGLSAICKVLVEVVDVNDNAPELVVSSFSSPLPENTVPGTVVALFAVRDRDSGANGKISCALEDQLFFSLRPAYKNYYELVTVSALDREETPRYILSVRAADAGSPPLTTTQTFSVDISDVNDNAPVFNQSSYTMYVRENNVPTVFVGAVSAADADVGLNAKVTYSLAPEQGAERPSCSCISVNSENGHVFVLRPLDYEHLRQTEVTVSASDAGSPPLRANVTVRLVVLDENDNAPLVLYPAQDSSPASSELVPVSAEAGYLISKVVAVDADSGQNSWLSYHLLRATDPGLFSVALQSGEVRLRRPVTERDSVKQKLLVLVRDNGKPPLSATAALSALLLKDFSDVRLPHSSPATEDQDGSLTTYLIISLVFVSLLFLISTAVFVARKVCRRKQLKAGHVLYGADNLQSGLAEAAAAGSLPRAYCYEISLTTGSGNSEFKFLKPILPSLPPQHCAVGQGPDEEQDFPCVPVSTEDMVPDNAGTLSAGQFNALSFN